The following proteins are encoded in a genomic region of Arcobacter cloacae:
- a CDS encoding toprim domain-containing protein, producing MIADKEIIMNAISNLGFEVFRNGQFHWNSSNTPDMYINQDGTIHCWTSSPFKNNTTNHGDLIDFLQMTNVNKTFKEAKEEAERLTGLTLPSIESYKDNGYTVDNTNRKTGFIDEEFIKNFDVARVENFERYKELLNQALPSLDFKQQKEIALKYQIGYIKQSDRLSMPIRDEENRIVTLWKYNKNPNTYTNDKGVEVTPSKVLFTKGRDRCPFNLYDIQEYRKDMHQEIFLCGGEKDTLNMIGNGYRAITLGSENENLKDKYKPFFQDLKIVIAYDNDKAGKDGANKIFNQLQGVAKEVKVWNWENIKKSQGLNLTKGFDMTDYLSEIKKLNLEFDKTNYLGNLNKEIKMEKEDLDEKIEIFRKNENELDKVSEKIQEQEQKIKDLKSNQFQKEDIKVEQQKKEKDNSDFFKKVYQFKSTLSPNIGLINDDFSEKIKEAEKIESDIKDVKDKSERVKSKIDDLSNSSLSQSDKDRLFAEIEKDILNLKLAVEKLKEENLSLSKELELLLEKNKIESQKSGLQKENESLASKIEALRNKTQNSKTEFQEKTTENKITYKESKESQLIKDYESLDNTNQKEK from the coding sequence ATGATAGCAGATAAAGAAATTATCATGAATGCAATCTCAAACTTAGGTTTTGAGGTTTTTAGAAACGGGCAGTTCCATTGGAACAGCTCGAATACTCCAGATATGTATATTAATCAAGATGGAACTATTCATTGTTGGACAAGTTCACCATTTAAGAATAATACAACTAATCATGGAGATTTAATTGATTTTTTACAAATGACAAATGTAAATAAAACTTTTAAAGAAGCAAAAGAAGAAGCTGAGAGATTAACTGGATTAACTTTACCAAGTATTGAAAGCTATAAAGATAATGGTTACACAGTAGACAATACAAATAGAAAAACTGGTTTTATTGATGAAGAGTTCATCAAAAATTTTGATGTTGCAAGAGTTGAAAATTTTGAAAGATATAAAGAACTTTTAAATCAAGCATTACCTAGCTTAGATTTTAAACAACAAAAAGAGATAGCCCTTAAATATCAAATTGGTTATATAAAGCAATCAGATAGATTATCAATGCCAATAAGAGATGAAGAAAATAGAATAGTAACCCTTTGGAAATATAACAAAAATCCAAATACTTATACAAATGATAAAGGTGTAGAAGTAACTCCAAGTAAAGTCCTATTCACAAAAGGTAGAGATAGATGTCCTTTTAATCTTTATGATATTCAAGAGTATAGAAAAGATATGCATCAAGAGATTTTTTTATGTGGTGGTGAAAAAGACACTCTTAATATGATAGGTAATGGATATAGAGCTATTACTTTAGGTTCTGAAAATGAAAATTTAAAAGATAAATATAAACCATTTTTTCAAGATTTAAAAATAGTTATTGCTTATGATAATGATAAAGCAGGAAAAGATGGAGCAAATAAGATTTTTAATCAATTGCAAGGAGTTGCAAAAGAGGTAAAAGTTTGGAACTGGGAAAACATAAAAAAGAGTCAAGGATTAAATTTAACTAAGGGCTTTGATATGACAGATTATCTAAGTGAAATTAAAAAGTTAAATTTAGAGTTTGATAAAACAAATTATTTAGGAAACTTAAATAAGGAAATAAAGATGGAAAAAGAAGATTTAGATGAAAAGATAGAAATTTTTAGAAAAAATGAGAACGAGTTAGATAAAGTATCAGAAAAAATCCAAGAGCAAGAGCAAAAAATCAAGGATTTAAAGTCTAATCAATTTCAAAAAGAAGATATAAAAGTTGAACAACAAAAAAAAGAAAAAGATAATTCAGATTTCTTTAAAAAAGTTTACCAATTCAAATCAACATTAAGCCCAAATATTGGGCTTATTAATGATGATTTCTCAGAAAAAATAAAAGAAGCTGAAAAAATTGAATCAGATATAAAAGATGTAAAGGACAAAAGCGAAAGAGTTAAATCAAAGATTGATGATTTATCAAATAGTTCTCTAAGTCAAAGCGATAAAGATAGATTATTTGCGGAGATTGAAAAAGATATTTTAAATCTTAAATTAGCAGTTGAAAAACTAAAAGAAGAGAATTTAAGCTTAAGTAAAGAACTAGAGCTACTGCTAGAAAAAAATAAAATAGAGTCTCAAAAATCAGGCTTACAAAAAGAAAATGAATCACTAGCATCTAAAATCGA
- a CDS encoding mechanosensitive ion channel family protein, whose amino-acid sequence MFKIFKPLLIIILLQISLFSQEIVTSPIKLMTKEIASNTATPIEQSNTQELTQSIEEQIDKQNKLVEEVINNINNESYLTTLINKNQYENDINFLTNRINANRIQKNSLAVARDELKIFYLKHKIEYEESLKNIIIGKQEFKDKKFFQDLLQKNIKLLEDFKIDEYTALYESEMKNINNKVSMEFVDNYIELHNQKHTQLFILQYLYSNIQKFRASNFFIDEFNLKYIISKIDSIKGISFISSLTSYHLNFSIGELCVVLMIIVFFRLLNRYLIVIITSFISKIFIKDKNTREEESILFNLKEAINSPLIYSLYLFSIQLSIFIIIKDQNFINAIMPWINTIYIALLTWAVYAILNIAINIYAQNLLERYQNVRKEMIVFILKIIKVVLIIFVVLFLFTQLGLDVKAILASLGVGGIAIALAAKDTLANFFASLNIMTDNSFSQGDWIKTKDFEGTVVDIRMRTTRIRTFDNAMITVPNSQIANAHILNWSKRIIGRRIKMNISITYESKMEDIINLKRDIYDMLSNHPKIATNQNIHISRTRAFEAIKREDLEGIKNTLLVFIDEYASSSIDILVYCFSKSPNWEDWLITKEEVIVEISKLVKKNNCEFAYPAQTIFLKKENEMKKEIEEI is encoded by the coding sequence ATGTTTAAAATCTTCAAGCCACTATTAATTATTATATTATTACAAATTTCGCTATTTTCTCAAGAAATAGTAACAAGTCCTATAAAACTTATGACTAAAGAGATTGCTTCAAACACTGCTACTCCAATTGAGCAATCAAATACACAAGAATTAACTCAATCTATTGAAGAACAAATAGATAAACAAAATAAATTGGTTGAAGAAGTTATAAATAATATAAATAATGAATCCTATTTAACAACTTTGATAAATAAAAATCAATATGAAAATGATATAAATTTTTTAACAAATCGAATAAATGCAAATCGAATTCAAAAAAATTCTTTAGCTGTTGCACGAGATGAATTAAAAATTTTTTATTTAAAACATAAAATAGAATATGAAGAGAGTTTAAAAAATATAATTATCGGAAAGCAAGAGTTTAAGGATAAAAAATTCTTTCAAGATTTACTTCAAAAAAATATTAAACTATTAGAAGATTTTAAAATAGATGAATATACAGCACTTTATGAATCTGAAATGAAAAATATAAATAATAAAGTTTCTATGGAATTTGTAGATAACTATATAGAACTTCACAATCAAAAACATACTCAACTATTTATTCTTCAATATTTATATTCAAATATTCAAAAATTTAGGGCATCAAACTTTTTTATAGATGAATTTAATTTAAAATATATAATCAGTAAAATTGATTCTATAAAAGGTATCTCTTTTATATCTTCCCTAACCTCTTATCATCTAAACTTTTCAATAGGTGAATTGTGTGTTGTACTTATGATAATAGTATTTTTTAGACTATTAAACAGATACTTAATAGTAATTATTACAAGTTTTATATCAAAAATATTTATAAAAGATAAAAACACTAGAGAAGAAGAGAGTATATTGTTTAATTTAAAAGAGGCTATAAATTCTCCTTTAATTTATAGTTTATATCTATTTTCAATACAACTTTCAATATTTATTATTATAAAAGATCAAAATTTTATAAATGCTATTATGCCTTGGATAAATACTATTTATATTGCTCTTTTAACATGGGCTGTTTATGCAATATTAAATATTGCAATTAATATTTATGCTCAAAACTTATTAGAAAGATACCAAAATGTAAGAAAAGAGATGATAGTTTTTATACTAAAAATCATCAAAGTTGTACTTATTATTTTTGTTGTTTTATTTTTATTTACCCAATTAGGTTTAGATGTAAAAGCTATTTTAGCTTCTTTAGGAGTGGGAGGTATTGCTATTGCACTTGCAGCAAAAGATACATTAGCAAACTTTTTTGCATCATTAAACATAATGACAGACAATTCATTTTCTCAAGGAGATTGGATTAAAACAAAAGATTTTGAAGGAACTGTTGTTGATATTAGAATGAGAACGACAAGAATTAGAACTTTTGATAATGCAATGATTACAGTTCCTAACTCTCAAATTGCAAATGCCCATATTTTAAACTGGTCAAAAAGAATAATTGGAAGAAGAATTAAAATGAATATTTCTATTACTTATGAAAGTAAAATGGAAGACATTATAAATCTAAAAAGAGATATTTATGATATGTTATCAAATCATCCAAAAATTGCAACTAATCAAAATATTCATATTTCAAGAACAAGAGCATTTGAAGCTATTAAAAGAGAAGATTTAGAAGGTATAAAAAATACTTTGTTAGTATTTATTGACGAATATGCAAGTTCATCTATAGATATTTTAGTTTATTGTTTTTCAAAAAGTCCAAATTGGGAAGATTGGCTTATAACAAAAGAAGAAGTTATCGTAGAAATATCAAAACTTGTAAAAAAAAATAACTGCGAATTTGCATATCCTGCTCAAACTATTTTTTTAAAAAAAGAGAATGAAATGAAAAAAGAGATAGAAGAGATTTAA
- a CDS encoding tyrosine-type recombinase/integrase, which yields MKEIKPFNEISITNLIYYVNKIKTLRHTFASHLAINGTPIFNIQKLMNHKDITMTMRYVKLAPDSGREAIENLFF from the coding sequence GTGAAAGAAATAAAACCATTTAACGAAATAAGTATAACTAATTTAATTTATTATGTCAATAAAATAAAAACTTTAAGACATACTTTTGCATCTCATTTAGCAATTAATGGAACCCCAATTTTTAATATTCAAAAGCTTATGAATCATAAAGATATAACTATGACTATGAGATATGTAAAACTTGCTCCTGATAGTGGAAGAGAAGCTATTGAAAATTTATTTTTTTGA
- a CDS encoding helix-turn-helix domain-containing protein — MEAEIILEKLMSYFNVINYSELAQKIGVAQQNISKWKSRNSVSAIKIKCRELGIYNEIFGDLNSNTIINITSEVNQAAKEINEVDIDETTLLLFKEAYQKAKNSDNIKGLRVYLMDFQEFQKVEKITINELKDLFENMLTESKK; from the coding sequence TTGGAAGCTGAAATAATTTTAGAAAAATTAATGTCATATTTCAATGTTATTAATTATTCGGAACTTGCTCAAAAAATTGGTGTAGCGCAACAAAATATCTCAAAATGGAAATCAAGAAACTCAGTTAGTGCAATTAAGATAAAATGTCGTGAACTAGGTATCTATAATGAAATATTTGGAGATTTGAATAGTAATACTATTATTAATATTACTTCAGAAGTAAATCAAGCGGCAAAAGAAATAAATGAAGTAGATATCGATGAAACAACACTACTTTTGTTTAAAGAAGCCTATCAAAAAGCAAAAAATAGCGATAACATTAAAGGATTAAGAGTTTATTTGATGGACTTTCAAGAATTTCAAAAAGTAGAAAAAATAACCATAAATGAACTTAAAGATTTGTTTGAGAATATGTTAACAGAATCAAAAAAATAA
- a CDS encoding tyrosine-type recombinase/integrase, translating to MEKISSNKRIKTNSTGVYYRETITNDKPDKVYYITFKNEQNKMVELKIGKFTEGIREAYCNQKRNEIITKQRNGEEAPFMAKKKKRQILYIDTIANGYFSQKADRTIKSYYFNHILPFFKDYDFETITNTDIVKFMTALKEKTGIRTGKPIAPKTINTILNILKSIIKYALKNDLIKNDFSKYITLNNIDNARERFLTKEEIELLYHEVKDDEIIYLYFKLALNTGARLSSLKNISKKDIDFTHDLITLKDFKNDSTYKTFLNSQLKELLKKRVEKLNINDKVLSTYPAKRIKKIIDYLFNQGMDANDSKNRVVFHTLRHTFASHLAINGTPIFTIQKLMNHKDITMTMRYAKLAPDSGREAIEKLNL from the coding sequence TTGGAAAAAATATCAAGCAATAAAAGAATAAAAACAAATTCAACAGGTGTTTATTATAGAGAAACTATTACAAATGACAAACCTGATAAAGTTTATTATATCACATTTAAAAATGAACAAAATAAAATGGTTGAACTTAAAATTGGAAAGTTCACTGAGGGAATAAGAGAAGCCTATTGTAATCAAAAAAGAAATGAAATAATCACAAAACAAAGAAATGGTGAAGAAGCTCCTTTTATGGCTAAAAAGAAAAAAAGACAAATACTATATATAGATACTATTGCCAATGGTTATTTTTCTCAAAAAGCAGATAGAACAATAAAATCTTATTATTTTAATCATATTCTACCTTTTTTTAAAGATTATGATTTTGAAACAATCACAAATACAGATATTGTAAAATTTATGACAGCTTTAAAAGAAAAGACTGGAATTAGAACAGGTAAACCTATCGCTCCAAAAACAATAAATACAATATTAAATATTTTAAAGTCTATTATCAAGTATGCTTTAAAAAATGATTTAATTAAAAATGATTTTTCGAAATATATAACTTTGAATAATATTGATAATGCAAGAGAAAGATTTTTAACAAAAGAAGAAATAGAACTTTTATATCATGAAGTAAAAGATGATGAAATTATTTATCTATATTTTAAATTAGCTCTTAATACTGGAGCAAGACTATCCTCTTTAAAAAATATAAGTAAAAAGGATATTGACTTTACCCATGACTTAATAACTCTAAAAGATTTTAAGAATGATAGTACTTATAAAACTTTTTTAAATTCACAATTAAAAGAACTTCTAAAAAAAAGAGTAGAAAAATTAAATATAAATGATAAAGTTTTATCGACCTATCCTGCAAAAAGAATAAAAAAGATTATAGATTATTTATTTAATCAAGGTATGGATGCTAATGATAGCAAAAATAGAGTAGTTTTTCATACTTTAAGACATACTTTTGCATCTCATTTAGCAATTAATGGAACTCCAATTTTTACTATTCAAAAACTTATGAATCATAAAGACATAACAATGACTATGAGATATGCGAAACTTGCTCCTGATAGTGGAAGAGAAGCTATTGAAAAATTGAATTTATAA
- a CDS encoding helix-turn-helix domain-containing protein, with translation MNEQLIDKYLSDINELGFEKTLTLDSHDVAKILKVKTRTIVNWAKENIGPKCKKIGKSYIYTKRDVAEFLATN, from the coding sequence ATGAATGAACAATTAATTGATAAATATCTATCAGATATTAATGAGTTAGGGTTTGAAAAAACCTTGACCCTTGATAGTCATGATGTTGCAAAAATATTAAAAGTGAAAACAAGAACTATCGTAAATTGGGCGAAAGAAAATATCGGTCCAAAGTGTAAAAAAATAGGAAAATCATATATTTACACAAAAAGAGATGTAGCTGAATTTTTAGCCACTAATTAA